One region of Macadamia integrifolia cultivar HAES 741 chromosome 11, SCU_Mint_v3, whole genome shotgun sequence genomic DNA includes:
- the LOC122094418 gene encoding 18.2 kDa class I heat shock protein-like, with amino-acid sequence MSLIPSIFGGSRSNIFDPFSLDIWDPFEGFPFNNNNSLTSSPNSARETSAFAGTQIDWKETPQAHVFKADLPGLKKEEVKLEVENGRVLQISGEKSREQEEKNDKWHRVERSSGKFLRRFRLPENAKMEQIKANMENGVLTVTIPKEEEKKPEVKTIDISG; translated from the coding sequence ATGTCTCTGATTCCAAGCATTTTCGGTGGTAGCCGAAGCAACATTTTCGATCCATTCTCGCTTGACATCTGGGATCCATTCGAGGGCTTCcccttcaacaacaacaattctCTTACTTCATCTCCCAATTCGGCTCGTGAAACCTCTGCATTCGCCGGTACTCAAATCGATTGGAAGGAGACTCCTCAAGCCCATGTATTCAAGGCTGATCTCCCTGggttgaagaaggaagaagtgaAGCTAGAGGTGGAAAATGGAAGAGTCCTCCAGATTAGCGGAGAGAAGAGCAGGGAGCAGGAAGAGAAGAATGACAAGTGGCACCGTGTGGAGAGGAGCAGCGGCAAGTTCCTGAGACGATTCAGGTTGCCTGAGAACGCCAAGATGGAACAGATTAAGGCTAACATGGAGAACGGAGTGCTTACGGTCACTATCCccaaggaagaggagaagaagcctGAAGTCAAGACCATCGATATCTCCGGCTAA